From the genome of Hymenobacter cellulosilyticus, one region includes:
- the mscL gene encoding large conductance mechanosensitive channel protein MscL, giving the protein MGFVSEFKEFISKGNVLDLAVGVIIGSAFGRIVTSLTDDVLMPVLGLATGGIDFKEWYLPLDGNTYASLEAAKAAKVATINYGLFLNAIIYFLIIAFCVFLIVKAANRFRKPPVVVAVADPGPTKDQALLMEIRDALRNR; this is encoded by the coding sequence ATGGGCTTTGTTTCTGAGTTTAAGGAATTCATTTCGAAAGGAAACGTGCTGGATCTGGCCGTCGGCGTAATTATCGGATCTGCTTTTGGCCGGATTGTAACTTCCCTCACGGATGATGTGCTGATGCCCGTCCTGGGCCTAGCTACCGGCGGCATCGACTTCAAGGAATGGTACCTACCCTTGGATGGCAACACGTACGCTAGTCTCGAAGCGGCCAAGGCAGCTAAGGTGGCTACCATTAACTACGGCCTATTTTTGAACGCCATTATCTACTTCCTCATCATTGCCTTCTGCGTGTTTTTGATTGTGAAGGCGGCCAACCGCTTCCGCAAGCCGCCCGTGGTGGTAGCCGTAGCCGACCCGGGCCCGACCAAAGACCAGGCGTTACTGATGGAAATCCGGGATGCCCTCCGCAACCGCTAA
- a CDS encoding enoyl-CoA hydratase/isomerase family protein: MATFENLLYALDSATGILTITLNRPAKLNALNAATIEEIREATQQALDDPEVRGIILTGSGEKAFVAGADISELAALNDISGRRAAERGQEAFCMLEESTKPVIAAVNGFALGGGCELAMACHMRVASENARFGQPEVNLGLIPGYGGTQRLTQLVGKGKALELLLTGDQIKADEAHRLGLVNHVVPLAELLPFCEQLMTKILSKAPLAVGLVIDCVNAFYDKEMNGYQTEANSFGHSFASEDFREGTTAFLEKRPAVFKGQ, translated from the coding sequence ATGGCTACTTTCGAAAACCTGCTTTATGCCCTGGATTCGGCCACGGGTATCCTGACCATTACCCTGAACCGCCCCGCCAAGCTCAACGCCCTGAATGCGGCCACCATTGAGGAAATCCGGGAGGCCACCCAACAGGCCCTCGACGACCCGGAAGTGCGCGGCATTATCCTGACCGGCAGCGGGGAAAAAGCCTTCGTGGCCGGCGCCGACATTTCGGAGTTGGCGGCCCTAAACGACATAAGCGGCCGGCGCGCCGCCGAGCGGGGCCAGGAGGCGTTCTGCATGCTGGAAGAAAGCACCAAGCCCGTCATTGCCGCCGTCAACGGCTTTGCCCTGGGCGGGGGCTGCGAACTGGCCATGGCCTGCCACATGCGCGTAGCCTCCGAAAATGCCCGCTTCGGTCAGCCCGAGGTAAACCTGGGTTTGATTCCGGGCTACGGCGGCACCCAGCGCCTGACCCAGCTCGTGGGCAAAGGCAAAGCTCTGGAGCTGCTGCTGACCGGCGACCAAATCAAAGCCGACGAAGCCCACCGCCTGGGGTTGGTCAACCACGTGGTGCCGCTGGCCGAGCTGCTGCCCTTCTGCGAGCAGCTCATGACCAAGATTCTGAGCAAGGCCCCGCTGGCCGTAGGCTTGGTTATCGACTGCGTGAATGCCTTCTACGACAAGGAAATGAACGGCTACCAGACCGAGGCTAACTCCTTCGGCCATAGCTTCGCCTCGGAAGACTTCCGCGAAGGCACAACCGCTTTCCTGGAAAAGCGCCCGGCCGTGTTTAAGGGCCAGTAA
- a CDS encoding oligosaccharide flippase family protein produces the protein MSIAKRLASQTAVYGISSIVGRVLSYLLVPIYTARFAAAEYGIVTGLYAYVSFLNVVFTYGMETTFFRFANRAGADRKELYDRVMTLLLLSSAALTVLMALLARPLMRLLDLPPGQERYAIWIALILGLDAVAAIPFARLRLENKARKFAGIRMANILLNVGLNIFFIVFCPDVLAGKYLSGLQPLVARLYDPSVGVGYVFLSNLAASAFTLLLLGRELTDFRFRLNLEPLRPLLKYAYPIMLMGLAGMVNETLDRILLPLWLPEGFYPGKSSLTAVGIYGACYKLSIFMQLVTQAFRYAAEPFFFAQSSDKNSPRTFALVLKWFTLSCAVIFVVVSVNVEVFGGLFLHRAEYREGLGVVPVLLLANLFLGVYWNLSVWFKLTDKTYYGTYIGFGGAILTIALNFLLIPVLGYMGSALTTLACYAMMALVCWRLGDKHFPVPYPAARLGLWLALACGIVALGWYVPVADAWLRHTFHAALCAVFVGLLVLIEQPHRAARVG, from the coding sequence ATGAGTATAGCAAAGAGGCTGGCCAGCCAGACGGCTGTGTACGGCATCAGCAGCATCGTGGGACGCGTGTTGTCCTACCTGTTGGTCCCGATTTACACGGCCCGGTTTGCGGCGGCAGAGTACGGCATCGTCACGGGCCTGTACGCCTACGTGTCGTTTCTGAACGTGGTGTTTACCTACGGCATGGAAACCACGTTTTTCCGGTTTGCCAACCGTGCTGGGGCCGACCGCAAAGAGCTTTACGACCGGGTGATGACCTTGCTGCTGCTCAGCAGCGCTGCCCTTACGGTGCTAATGGCCTTGCTGGCCCGGCCCCTGATGCGCCTGCTCGACCTGCCCCCGGGCCAGGAGCGCTACGCCATTTGGATAGCCTTGATTCTGGGCCTGGATGCCGTGGCCGCTATTCCATTTGCGCGGCTGCGCCTGGAAAACAAGGCCCGCAAGTTTGCCGGCATCCGCATGGCCAACATCCTGCTCAACGTCGGGCTCAACATCTTTTTCATCGTGTTCTGCCCCGACGTGCTGGCCGGCAAATACCTTTCGGGCCTGCAGCCGCTGGTGGCCCGCCTCTACGACCCGAGCGTGGGCGTGGGCTACGTGTTCTTATCGAACCTGGCGGCCAGCGCCTTTACCCTGCTGCTGCTGGGCCGGGAACTGACCGACTTCCGCTTCCGCCTGAACCTGGAGCCGCTGCGGCCCTTGCTCAAGTACGCCTACCCAATTATGCTCATGGGCCTGGCGGGCATGGTAAACGAAACCCTGGACCGGATTCTGCTGCCGCTGTGGCTACCCGAGGGCTTTTATCCGGGCAAGAGCAGCCTGACGGCGGTGGGCATCTACGGGGCCTGCTACAAGCTCAGCATTTTCATGCAGCTCGTTACGCAGGCCTTCCGCTACGCGGCCGAGCCGTTTTTCTTTGCCCAGAGCTCCGACAAGAACTCGCCCCGCACGTTTGCCCTGGTATTGAAGTGGTTTACGCTGAGCTGCGCGGTGATTTTCGTAGTGGTGAGCGTAAACGTGGAAGTTTTTGGCGGCCTGTTTCTGCACCGGGCCGAGTACCGGGAAGGCCTGGGCGTGGTGCCCGTGCTACTGCTGGCCAATCTGTTTTTGGGCGTGTACTGGAACCTGTCGGTGTGGTTTAAGCTGACCGACAAAACCTACTATGGTACCTACATCGGCTTCGGCGGCGCCATTCTGACCATTGCCCTCAACTTCCTGCTGATTCCGGTGCTGGGCTACATGGGCAGCGCCCTCACCACACTGGCTTGCTACGCCATGATGGCCCTGGTGTGCTGGCGTCTGGGCGACAAACACTTTCCGGTGCCCTATCCTGCTGCCCGGCTGGGCTTGTGGCTGGCGCTGGCCTGCGGCATCGTGGCCCTGGGCTGGTATGTGCCCGTAGCCGACGCCTGGCTGCGCCACACTTTCCACGCAGCTCTGTGCGCCGTGTTTGTGGGTCTATTGGTGCTGATTGAGCAACCCCATAGGGCCGCTAGAGTCGGCTAA
- the dut gene encoding dUTP diphosphatase, whose product MLIPVINRSHHPLPAYQTAHAAGMDVRANLTEPVTLKPLQRALIPTGLYMEIPVGYEVQVRPRSGLAYKHGIGIVNSPGTIDADYRGELKVLLVNLSAEDFIVQDGERIAQLVVARHETAEWQPVAELTETERGTGGYGSTGSR is encoded by the coding sequence ATGCTCATTCCCGTCATCAACCGCTCCCACCACCCGTTGCCCGCTTACCAAACCGCCCACGCGGCCGGAATGGACGTGCGGGCCAACCTCACGGAGCCCGTTACGTTGAAGCCCCTGCAACGGGCCCTGATTCCGACGGGTCTGTATATGGAAATTCCGGTGGGCTACGAAGTGCAGGTACGGCCCCGCAGCGGTTTGGCCTACAAGCACGGCATTGGCATTGTCAACAGCCCGGGCACCATCGATGCGGACTACCGCGGGGAGCTCAAAGTACTGCTGGTCAACCTCTCGGCTGAGGACTTTATCGTGCAGGACGGAGAGCGAATTGCCCAACTGGTCGTGGCCCGCCACGAAACTGCCGAGTGGCAGCCCGTAGCCGAGCTTACCGAAACCGAGCGGGGTACCGGCGGCTACGGTAGCACGGGCAGCCGCTAG
- a CDS encoding sugar nucleotidyltransferase, with protein sequence MKIIVPMAGMGKRMRPHTLTVPKPLIPIAGKPIVQRLVEDIAKVCGEQVDEVAFIIGRFGETVEKSLIKIAESVGAKGTIVYQDEPLGTAHAILCAKESLSGPLVVAFADTLFKADFTLDSSAAGTIWVQRVDDPKPFGVVKLDEQGQITDFVEKPQEFVSDLAIIGIYYFQDGEYLRDELQFLLDNDIKDKGEYQLTNALENMKNKGTTFVPGRVTEWLDCGNKDATVYTNQRYLEYLQERSENLVAESAKLVNSVVIPPVYIGENVVVTDSVVGPHVSLGDNSNVRSSVVSNSIVQQSATVLHANVTNSMIGNFASVTGTPDDLSLGDYNTLRV encoded by the coding sequence ATGAAAATCATCGTTCCGATGGCTGGCATGGGAAAGCGCATGCGCCCCCACACTCTTACCGTTCCCAAGCCCCTGATTCCGATTGCCGGTAAGCCCATCGTGCAACGACTGGTCGAAGATATTGCCAAGGTCTGCGGTGAGCAGGTAGATGAAGTGGCCTTCATCATCGGCCGCTTCGGCGAAACGGTAGAGAAAAGCCTGATTAAAATTGCGGAGTCGGTGGGCGCTAAGGGCACCATCGTGTACCAGGACGAGCCTCTGGGTACGGCCCACGCCATTCTTTGCGCCAAAGAATCGTTGAGCGGCCCGCTGGTAGTAGCTTTTGCCGACACGCTCTTCAAGGCCGATTTCACCCTCGACAGCTCGGCCGCCGGCACCATCTGGGTGCAGCGCGTAGACGACCCCAAACCCTTCGGCGTGGTGAAGCTCGACGAGCAGGGCCAGATTACCGACTTCGTGGAAAAACCCCAGGAGTTTGTGTCCGACCTGGCCATCATCGGCATCTACTACTTCCAGGACGGCGAATACCTGCGCGACGAGCTGCAGTTCCTGCTCGACAACGACATCAAGGACAAAGGCGAGTACCAGCTCACCAATGCCCTGGAAAATATGAAGAACAAGGGCACGACGTTCGTGCCCGGCCGCGTTACGGAATGGCTCGACTGCGGCAACAAGGACGCGACGGTCTACACCAACCAGCGCTACCTGGAATACCTGCAGGAACGCAGCGAAAACCTGGTGGCCGAATCGGCTAAGCTGGTTAACTCCGTAGTTATTCCCCCGGTCTACATCGGCGAAAACGTGGTGGTTACTGATTCTGTGGTAGGACCGCACGTGTCGTTGGGCGACAACAGCAACGTGCGCAGCTCGGTGGTATCGAACTCCATCGTGCAGCAGTCGGCCACGGTACTGCATGCCAACGTGACCAACTCCATGATTGGCAACTTTGCCTCCGTGACCGGTACACCCGATGATCTGAGCCTGGGCGACTACAACACGCTGCGCGTGTGA
- a CDS encoding tetratricopeptide repeat protein, translating into MRELSEKDREMSESFFVEGVKFVLLEDYNKALERLLKAYALNPTNAAINYKIAETNLLSGNLKDATNFALVAVKLDPKNAYYYLLLAQIYSSQKQYDQAAKVYTNLIKDVPDSGYYLFNLADLYLAQGKLNEALTTFEQAEKQFGPLDEVSFKKQQIYLKQNNLDKALQEGEALIASNPRKCATCWPRPKCTRPTTVFPTLSGWRKRR; encoded by the coding sequence GTGCGGGAACTCTCGGAGAAAGACCGGGAAATGAGCGAGTCGTTCTTCGTGGAAGGCGTCAAGTTTGTGCTGCTGGAGGATTACAACAAGGCGCTAGAGCGGCTGCTGAAAGCCTACGCTCTGAATCCGACCAATGCGGCCATCAACTACAAGATTGCCGAAACCAACCTGCTCAGCGGCAACCTCAAGGATGCTACCAACTTCGCGCTGGTAGCCGTGAAGCTCGACCCTAAAAACGCCTACTATTACCTGCTCCTGGCCCAGATTTACTCGTCCCAGAAGCAGTACGACCAGGCGGCCAAGGTGTATACCAACCTGATTAAGGACGTGCCCGATTCGGGCTACTACCTCTTCAACCTGGCTGATCTGTACCTGGCTCAGGGCAAGCTGAACGAGGCTCTAACCACGTTTGAGCAGGCCGAAAAGCAGTTTGGTCCGCTGGACGAGGTGTCGTTCAAGAAGCAGCAGATTTACCTCAAGCAGAACAACCTCGACAAGGCCCTGCAGGAAGGCGAAGCCCTGATTGCCTCCAACCCGAGGAAGTGCGCTACGTGCTGGCCCAGGCCGAAATGTACGCGGCCAACAACCGTTTTCCCGACGCTATCCGGGTGGCGGAAAAGGCGCTGA
- a CDS encoding tetratricopeptide repeat protein translates to MRYVLAQAEMYAANNRFPDAIRVAEKALKQDPDNPQARMILADIYRQQQNKPESDKQIKLAFESPGLDIDEKVRILVDYIKQLPNPALETIALELADITTRVHPREAKAFSVAGDIQTITERKELARANYLKAVKLDNSKFQIWQQVVLIDAELNQIDSLLRHTDQALELFPNQAPLWYYNGVAQLLKKQPTKGIKSLEYGRKLATDNPELLAQIDTQLGDAYHEVKEYAKSDAAYEAALTFDANNAQALNNYSYFLSIRGEKLEKAKEMSGKLVKQFPTNDTYLDTYAWVLYKLKDYTGARQSLEKALKTSTDATIIEHYGDVLFQLGEKELAMAEWQKAKKAGGASALIDRKIKDKRLYE, encoded by the coding sequence GTGCGCTACGTGCTGGCCCAGGCCGAAATGTACGCGGCCAACAACCGTTTTCCCGACGCTATCCGGGTGGCGGAAAAGGCGCTGAAACAGGACCCCGACAACCCCCAGGCCCGCATGATTCTGGCCGACATCTATCGGCAGCAGCAAAATAAGCCCGAGTCGGACAAGCAGATCAAGCTGGCCTTCGAAAGTCCGGGCCTTGATATTGACGAGAAAGTCCGCATTCTGGTGGACTACATCAAGCAGCTGCCCAACCCGGCCCTGGAAACCATTGCCCTGGAGCTGGCCGATATTACCACCCGCGTCCACCCCCGGGAAGCCAAGGCCTTTTCCGTAGCCGGCGACATTCAAACCATTACGGAGCGCAAAGAGCTGGCCCGGGCCAACTACCTGAAAGCCGTCAAGCTCGACAACTCAAAGTTTCAGATCTGGCAGCAAGTGGTGCTTATCGACGCCGAGCTAAACCAGATTGACTCCCTGCTGCGCCACACCGACCAGGCCCTAGAGTTGTTTCCCAACCAGGCTCCGCTCTGGTACTACAACGGCGTGGCCCAGCTCCTGAAAAAGCAGCCGACCAAGGGCATCAAATCCTTGGAATACGGCCGCAAGCTGGCTACCGACAATCCCGAGCTGCTGGCTCAGATAGACACCCAGCTCGGCGACGCTTACCATGAAGTAAAGGAGTACGCTAAGTCGGATGCGGCCTATGAGGCGGCGCTGACCTTTGATGCCAACAATGCCCAGGCCCTGAACAACTACAGCTATTTCCTCTCCATCCGGGGCGAGAAGCTGGAAAAGGCCAAGGAAATGTCGGGGAAGCTGGTCAAGCAGTTTCCCACCAACGACACCTACCTCGACACCTACGCCTGGGTGCTTTATAAGCTCAAGGACTACACCGGGGCCCGACAAAGCCTGGAAAAGGCGCTAAAAACGAGTACCGACGCAACTATCATCGAGCACTACGGCGACGTACTGTTTCAGCTCGGGGAAAAAGAACTGGCCATGGCCGAATGGCAAAAAGCCAAAAAAGCGGGCGGAGCTTCAGCTCTGATTGACCGCAAGATCAAAGACAAACGACTCTATGAATAA
- a CDS encoding DUF4292 domain-containing protein: protein MNKCFPLVLLWVGLLLSGCSSKIFPTKSATTTAPAKGSELVKAKNLDFRYLKAKGKIKVDMPQLQQTANLNLRVRKDSAIWLSVSLGIEGVRAYITRDSVQVINYLQKEYYAGDYAYLSRLLNVPVTFDRVQALLLGNYLPAEASTTPKVADEGAMQRVEFQEGNVLITQLIELTRNRVQQIKLAEQQTQNQFTVDFSDFRPWLPADYRLRTGYWCRAKSPKASRPPPRLATGTLT from the coding sequence ATGAATAAGTGCTTTCCGCTGGTATTGCTTTGGGTGGGCCTGCTGCTCAGTGGCTGTAGCTCCAAGATTTTCCCGACGAAGTCGGCCACGACCACTGCGCCAGCCAAAGGCTCTGAACTGGTAAAAGCCAAGAACCTGGACTTTCGTTACCTGAAAGCCAAAGGCAAAATCAAGGTCGACATGCCGCAGCTGCAGCAAACGGCCAACCTCAACCTGCGCGTGCGCAAGGACAGCGCCATCTGGCTGTCGGTGTCGCTGGGCATCGAAGGCGTACGGGCCTACATTACCCGCGACTCGGTGCAGGTGATTAATTACTTGCAGAAAGAGTACTACGCCGGCGACTATGCCTACCTAAGCCGCCTGCTGAACGTGCCCGTGACCTTTGACCGGGTACAGGCCCTGCTGCTGGGTAACTACTTGCCCGCCGAGGCCAGCACCACGCCCAAGGTGGCCGATGAAGGCGCCATGCAGCGGGTCGAGTTTCAGGAAGGCAACGTGCTTATCACCCAACTCATCGAGCTGACGCGCAACCGGGTGCAGCAGATCAAGCTGGCCGAGCAGCAAACCCAGAACCAGTTTACCGTCGACTTTTCCGACTTCCGCCCCTGGCTCCCAGCGGACTACCGTTTGCGTACGGGGTACTGGTGCAGGGCCAAGTCACCAAAGGCAAGCCGGCCACCGCCACGATTAGCTACCGGAACATTGACGTAG
- a CDS encoding murein hydrolase activator EnvC family protein has product MLFSLLVVQNAPVWAQRTTRSSTTKPKTKAQLLRERRATLKRIQETSRILEQTQKQKEASVGQLNALKEKLTVQQGVIKNISSDLKYIESDVRQTETQVQKTQQSLEQLRAEYARMIYASSKTANSYNRIMFLFAAESFNQFMLRLRYIRQYSEVRQAQAAQITSTKQRLNQQLTGLTAKKQEKSSLLTTQLTENRNLVTLKTQQDQVVTKLSQQEESLRQELAERQQAVGRLDNLIAERVREEIARAARAAARAAAARARANAARANAGSGTAARPSSSPSRAATAEAAAAEEEAVERVDKVTLTPETAELSSSFADNRGRLLWPVSKGFISQRFGRHAHPVLKNVIVENRGVDIQTSAGEPVRAIFEGKVLTVASIAGMNNIVMIQHGEYFTVYAKLRSVSVTEGQHVDMRQQIGTVYTSPDGTSEVQFQVWRNSSNLNPENWLGRK; this is encoded by the coding sequence GTGCTATTTAGTCTGTTGGTCGTGCAGAATGCACCGGTATGGGCCCAGCGCACTACCCGCAGCAGCACTACCAAACCCAAAACCAAGGCCCAGCTGCTGCGGGAGCGGCGCGCCACGCTCAAGCGGATTCAGGAAACCAGCCGAATTCTGGAGCAAACCCAGAAACAAAAGGAAGCTTCCGTCGGTCAGCTCAATGCCCTGAAGGAAAAGCTGACGGTGCAGCAGGGCGTTATCAAGAACATTTCCTCCGACCTGAAGTACATCGAGTCGGATGTGCGGCAGACCGAAACCCAGGTGCAGAAAACCCAGCAGAGCCTAGAGCAGCTGCGGGCCGAGTACGCGCGGATGATTTACGCCTCGTCGAAAACGGCCAACAGCTACAACCGCATCATGTTCCTGTTTGCGGCCGAGTCGTTCAACCAGTTTATGCTGCGCCTGCGCTATATCCGCCAGTACTCGGAAGTGCGCCAGGCCCAGGCCGCCCAGATTACCAGCACCAAGCAGCGCCTAAACCAGCAGCTCACCGGCTTAACCGCTAAAAAGCAGGAGAAAAGCAGCCTGCTCACCACCCAGCTCACCGAAAACCGCAACCTAGTCACGCTCAAAACCCAGCAGGACCAGGTGGTGACCAAACTCAGTCAGCAGGAGGAAAGTCTGCGCCAGGAGCTGGCCGAGCGTCAGCAGGCCGTGGGCCGCCTCGACAACCTGATTGCCGAGCGGGTTCGGGAAGAAATTGCCCGTGCGGCCCGGGCCGCCGCCCGTGCCGCGGCGGCCAGAGCCCGGGCTAATGCCGCCCGCGCCAATGCCGGTTCAGGAACGGCCGCCCGACCCAGCTCCTCTCCTTCCCGGGCGGCCACCGCCGAAGCCGCCGCGGCCGAAGAAGAAGCCGTGGAACGCGTGGATAAGGTGACCCTGACGCCCGAAACGGCGGAGCTTTCCTCTTCGTTTGCCGACAACCGAGGCCGCCTGCTGTGGCCCGTTTCCAAGGGGTTTATTTCCCAGCGCTTCGGCCGCCACGCTCACCCGGTGCTCAAGAATGTTATTGTCGAAAACCGGGGCGTTGATATTCAGACCAGCGCCGGGGAGCCGGTGCGGGCTATTTTCGAGGGCAAGGTACTTACCGTGGCCAGCATTGCGGGCATGAACAACATCGTCATGATTCAGCACGGCGAGTATTTTACGGTGTACGCCAAGCTGCGCAGCGTCAGCGTCACGGAAGGCCAGCACGTGGATATGCGCCAGCAGATTGGCACCGTATACACCAGCCCCGATGGCACTTCGGAGGTTCAGTTTCAGGTGTGGCGCAACAGCTCCAACCTAAACCCGGAGAACTGGCTCGGCCGCAAGTAA